A window from Drosophila nasuta strain 15112-1781.00 chromosome 3, ASM2355853v1, whole genome shotgun sequence encodes these proteins:
- the LOC132789020 gene encoding CCAAT/enhancer-binding protein gamma codes for MPARRSTAGTSRGSASGETSPQSEDPAYKLKRKKNNEAVQRTREKTRQSAVERKKRIEKLKEENIKLTQSIKLEKNHINVLRKMIINGRKNEEQDRLIDEILNNPEYADDNRRNEDDPVSDIK; via the exons ATGCCGGCCAGGAGAAGTACTGCAGGAACGTCAAGGGGCAGCGCAAGCGGTGAGACAAGTCCACAGTCAGAGGATCCCGCATACAAGttgaaaagaaagaagaataATGAG gCAGTGCAGCGCACGCGTGAGAAGACACGGCAATCGGCTGTGGAGCGTAAGAAGCGCATAGAAAAGCTAAAGGAAGAAAATATCAAACTGACGCAAAGCATCAAATTGGAAAAGAATCATATTAATGTACTGCGTAAAATGATCATAAACGGTCGCAAGAACGAGGAACAGGATCGCCTTATAGACGAGATCTTGAATAACCCCGAATACGCTGACGACAATAGAAGGAACGAGGACGACCCCGTTTCAGATATAAAATGA
- the LOC132789018 gene encoding nedd8-activating enzyme E1 regulatory subunit produces the protein MSSPAPPKSPELSDKSKKYDRQIRLWGEHGQTLLEAATICLVNVTAVGCEVAKGLVLPGIGGFTIADGSTVKEEDLGNNFFLDSSYLGQSKALACKQLLQELNPDVDGDYVDESVDYILANRPNFFDSFNLVIASNLNEQSLLLLANRLWESNVPFVYCRSLGMLGTIRLQLKEHCVVEAHPDNRQYDLRLEQPFEALRDHLEATEVTNKVPWLLVLYKYLKVWQKQQGDGRQAPTNYKEKTKLREAIREEMKSDEENYEEAIKAVNTAFGAGVVPSSLKAIFEDDACEQLHKKSDVFWIMAKALKHFVVEDNKGLLPLAGVLPDMTANTDSYIALQHIYRQQALQDADQVYHKCQDYLKQLSLPADSIDERTVRLLCREASGLAILRGTRIADEYEKSCRLLPLVEDNELQGTLTAYNFALRAYERFLSECGSIPGECAVEQDIGRLKSIASKMLNDLGLHVNLSDDVLHEICRYGGAELHAVSAFIGGCAAQEVIKIITKQYKPIDNTFIYNAISTESVTLKL, from the exons ATGTCTTCGCCCGCTCCACCCAAATCACCGGAATTATccgataaaagcaaaaaatatgaTAGACAAATCAG ACTATGGGGCGAACACGGACAAACATTGCTGGAGGCGGCCACAATTTGTTTGGTTAATGTGACGGCTGTGGGTTGTGAGGTGGCCAAAGGACTCGTGTTGCCTGGAATTGGTGGCTTCACCATAGCCGATGGCAGCACCGTCAAAGAGGAGGACTTGGGCAACAA TTTCTTCTTAGACAGTAGCTATTTGGGGCAATCCAAAGCCTTGGCCTGCAAGCAATTGCTACAGGAGCTCAATCCCGATGTGGATGGCGATTATGTGGACGAGAGTGTGGACTACATTCTAGCGAATCGTCCCAATTTCTTTGATAGTTTCAATTTGGTAATTGCCTCCAATCTAAATGAACAATCATTGCTGCTACTTGCGAATCGTTTGTGGGAATCCAATGTGCCCTTTGTCTATTGCCGTTCCCTGGGTATGTTGGGCACCATTCGCCTGCAATTGAAGGAACATTGTGTGGTCGAAGCGCACCCAGACAATCGTCAATACGATTTGCGCTTGGAGCAACCATTTGAAGCGTTGCGCGATCATTTGGAAGCCACAGAAGTGACCAATAAAGTGCCATGGCTGTTGGTGctctacaaatatttgaagGTTTGGCAGAAACAGCAAGGCGACGGTCGACAGGCGCCCACCAATTACAAAGAGAAGACAAAGCTACGTGAAGCAATCAGAGAGGAGATGAAATCGGATGAGGAGAACTATGAGGAGGCAATCAAGGCAGTAAACACAGCATTTGGCGCTGGCGTGGTGCCCAGTTCGCTCAAGGCCATATTCGAGGATGATGCCTGCGAGCAGCTGCATAAAAAG AGTGACGTCTTCTGGATTATGGCCAAGGCATTGAAGCATTTTGTGGTAGAGGATAACAAGGGACTGCTGCCACTGGCAGGCGTGCTGCCTGATATGACAGCCAACACTGACTCTTACATTGCCCTGCAGCACATCTATCGGCAACAAGCTTTGCAGGATGCAGATCAGGTCTATCACAAATGCCAGGACTATCTCAAGCAGCTGTCTCTGCCAGCAGACAGCATAGATGAACGCACTGTGCGTTTGCTATGCCGCGAAGCGTCGGGTTTGGCTATCCTCCGAGGCACACGCATTGCCGATGAGTACGAGAAGAGCTGTCGCTTGCTTCCCCTAG TGGAGGACAATGAACTACAGGGCACTTTAACCGCCTACAACTTCGCCCTGCGCGCCTATGAGCGTTTCCTCAGCGAGTGTGGCAGCATTCCCGGCGAATGTGCCGTCGAACAGGACATCGGACGTCTCAAGAGCATTGCCAGCAAAATGCTCAATGATCTGGGCTTGCATGTGAACCTCAGCGATGATGTGCTCCATGAGATTTGTCGCTATGGTGGCGCCGAGTTGCATGCGGTCTCTGCTTTCATTG GAGGTTGTGCGGCTCAGGAGGTTATCAAGATCATTACCAAACAATACAAACCAATTGATAATACATTTATCTACAATGCTATTAGCACTGAAAGTGTCACGTTGAAGTTGTAA
- the LOC132789021 gene encoding uncharacterized protein LOC132789021, giving the protein MDEVFSLHMEKLDVYDVLLLAGILSVIILICI; this is encoded by the exons ATGGATGAGGTTTTCTCATTACACATGGAAAAGCTCGATGTCTACGATG TACTTCTCCTGGCCGGCATTCTCTCGGtgataattttaatatgtatttaa